A window of Aerococcus urinae contains these coding sequences:
- a CDS encoding lipoate--protein ligase has protein sequence MIFVDNNNHYDASVNIALETYLVENRLVDEPILLFYINDPSIIIGRNQNTYEEINQRYVDEHNIQVVRRMSGGGAVYHDRGNFSFCFIKDDDGSFRDFASFTKPVIDALHKMGVEGAALKGRNDLVIGDQKFSGNAMYAKDGRMTAHGTILFDADLNEVNNALKPRKEKFESKGIKSVRSRVTNIKPFVDEEYKNLSTEEFRDRILLEIFGVESREEVPELKLTPEIWQGVMDLRAERMGNWEWNYGQSPDFDIQGSHKFPFGFVDLRLNVSKGVISQAKIYGDFFGLGEISDVEETLDGVKYDRQAMVDALSDLDLNKYLGDVTAEELVDIVFQEA, from the coding sequence ATGATTTTTGTAGATAATAATAATCACTACGATGCTTCGGTTAATATTGCCTTGGAGACCTATTTGGTTGAAAACCGTCTGGTCGATGAACCCATCCTACTATTTTATATCAATGATCCTTCGATTATTATTGGACGCAACCAAAATACTTATGAAGAGATTAACCAACGTTATGTGGATGAGCATAATATCCAAGTGGTTCGTCGCATGTCCGGTGGGGGAGCGGTTTATCATGACCGAGGTAACTTTTCCTTCTGCTTTATTAAAGATGATGATGGCAGTTTCCGTGACTTTGCCTCCTTTACTAAACCGGTGATCGATGCCCTCCATAAGATGGGGGTGGAAGGCGCTGCCCTAAAGGGTCGTAATGACTTAGTGATTGGCGACCAAAAATTTTCTGGTAACGCTATGTACGCTAAGGACGGTCGGATGACTGCCCACGGGACCATTCTATTTGATGCGGACTTAAATGAGGTCAACAATGCCCTGAAACCCCGTAAAGAAAAATTCGAATCCAAAGGGATTAAGTCGGTTCGCTCACGGGTAACCAATATCAAACCCTTTGTCGACGAGGAGTACAAGAACCTTTCCACAGAAGAATTCCGTGACCGGATCCTACTCGAAATCTTTGGGGTTGAAAGTCGTGAAGAAGTGCCTGAGTTAAAATTAACCCCTGAAATTTGGCAAGGAGTTATGGATTTACGGGCTGAACGGATGGGAAACTGGGAGTGGAATTATGGCCAATCCCCTGACTTTGATATCCAAGGTTCACATAAATTCCCCTTCGGCTTTGTGGACTTGCGTTTGAATGTTTCTAAGGGAGTCATTAGCCAAGCAAAGATCTACGGGGACTTCTTCGGTCTAGGAGAAATTTCTGATGTGGAAGAAACCTTGGATGGTGTCAAATACGACCGTCAAGCCATGGTTGATGCCTTAAGTGATCTAGACTTAAATAAATACCTCGGTGATGTCACTGCGGAAGAATTAGTGGATATTGTTTTCCAAGAAGCCTAG
- a CDS encoding ABC transporter ATP-binding protein, with product MEEVLRVDQLTKTYGKQVALDQVSLSLKAGEIYGLIGRNGAGKTTLLKAIVRLIKPSSGKVSLFHSGSSREWTKALERTGAVIESPVAYDALTAEQNLHYYCKLRGVVDEDRVVKETLDLVGLTQDRKKAYKSFSMGMKQKLGIGIALLTQPDLLILDEPINGLDPIAISHFRQLVKRLSQEKQMTIIISSHILSELYQTASRFGFINQGRLIQELTKEEFEQMNREYIVLQTSQVPQASRLLSEQGQSNFKVVDEETIHIFTSDQKIQPYMRLFSQADVPIDAIYFSHKNLEDYFTGIVEEKGDQ from the coding sequence ATGGAAGAAGTGCTAAGAGTTGACCAGCTGACCAAGACTTATGGCAAGCAAGTAGCCTTAGACCAAGTGTCTCTAAGTCTTAAGGCAGGAGAAATTTATGGCTTAATTGGCCGTAATGGGGCAGGAAAAACCACCCTGCTCAAAGCAATTGTCCGTTTGATCAAACCAAGCTCGGGTAAAGTGTCCTTGTTCCATTCAGGAAGTAGCCGGGAGTGGACCAAGGCCTTGGAACGCACCGGGGCAGTCATTGAAAGTCCCGTCGCCTATGACGCCTTAACTGCAGAGCAAAATTTACACTATTATTGTAAATTACGTGGGGTGGTTGATGAGGATCGGGTGGTAAAGGAAACCTTAGACTTGGTTGGCCTGACCCAAGACCGCAAGAAAGCCTATAAATCCTTTTCTATGGGGATGAAACAAAAATTAGGCATTGGGATTGCCTTATTAACCCAGCCTGACCTACTAATTCTCGATGAACCCATTAATGGCTTAGACCCGATTGCCATCAGCCATTTCCGTCAATTAGTTAAACGCTTAAGTCAGGAAAAGCAAATGACTATTATCATTTCTAGTCATATTCTTTCTGAACTTTATCAAACGGCTAGCCGCTTTGGCTTCATTAACCAGGGGCGACTTATCCAAGAATTGACTAAAGAGGAATTTGAGCAAATGAACCGGGAGTATATTGTCTTACAAACCAGTCAAGTTCCCCAGGCCAGCCGTTTATTGTCTGAACAAGGGCAATCGAATTTTAAAGTGGTGGATGAAGAAACCATTCATATTTTCACCTCTGACCAAAAGATTCAACCTTACATGAGGCTATTTAGTCAGGCAGATGTGCCTATCGATGCCATTTATTTTTCTCACAAAAATTTGGAGGATTATTTTACTGGTATTGTCGAAGAGAAAGGAGACCAATAG
- a CDS encoding ABC transporter permease — protein sequence MLRADFYRLFHSKGFYITQLVLILVVAFCVWDKGVFSMTVSEQNAQEIAQRTDLIREMAWTSHQAVMAMSTMAAFLIYFSLPLFYMTVGADLNSGTLKNIISSGMPRTHYFFSKYCVFLMVTALQFIFYYGTTYLVAGFTNGFDALSLEWLSDFIRVFLVQYLSLQGVFAVTMLVIFLTLSNVWSILATIVVPLVLTVVQIAYFTENKIFAYLNFQSMLNQAGALTLDSEFFLEFTPLALLVIAACLLIALVSFKQRDF from the coding sequence ATGTTAAGAGCAGATTTTTATCGATTATTTCATAGCAAGGGATTTTACATTACCCAGCTGGTTTTGATTCTGGTGGTCGCCTTTTGTGTCTGGGATAAGGGCGTTTTCTCGATGACAGTCTCTGAGCAAAACGCTCAGGAAATCGCCCAAAGAACCGATCTTATCCGAGAAATGGCCTGGACTAGTCACCAAGCCGTTATGGCGATGTCAACTATGGCCGCCTTTCTAATCTATTTCTCTCTCCCTCTCTTTTATATGACCGTGGGGGCCGATTTAAATAGCGGCACCTTAAAGAATATTATTAGTAGCGGGATGCCCAGGACCCATTATTTCTTTTCTAAGTATTGTGTTTTCCTCATGGTGACAGCCCTGCAATTCATCTTCTATTACGGAACGACCTACCTGGTAGCGGGATTTACGAATGGCTTTGATGCCTTGAGCTTAGAGTGGCTCAGTGATTTTATTAGGGTGTTTCTGGTGCAGTATCTCTCCCTCCAAGGGGTTTTTGCGGTGACGATGCTGGTTATTTTCCTAACCCTCTCCAATGTGTGGAGTATCTTAGCGACTATTGTCGTGCCCTTGGTGCTAACAGTCGTTCAGATTGCCTACTTTACTGAAAACAAAATTTTCGCCTACCTGAATTTCCAAAGTATGCTCAACCAAGCCGGAGCCTTAACTTTGGACAGTGAATTTTTCTTAGAATTTACTCCCCTAGCCCTCTTAGTGATTGCGGCTTGTCTCTTGATCGCCCTAGTGTCATTTAAACAGCGCGATTTCTAA
- a CDS encoding sensor histidine kinase, whose translation MTLLVSILFLFLLYRYLKVKRALQDLSQDMAYRRKEQSNRLLTSSLNDKAVHQVVREANQLFDDLQTLRIKNLQEKNSLDQAIHNIAHDIRTPLTVASGYCQQLLDSESSLEPTEKEKLLKINQHLSQVAYRLEELLSYQKLIEGQVQVQLKPVDLSQVVKENLLHYYDRLNADFQIHLAIEEACYIDNNPDLLNRILDNLLGNVIKHGHSTLSIQVKKDQDKVRLTMSNQSQQAVQHLDQLTKRFYAENLANDQLSSGLGLFIIQELVDLTKGQLTMTYQKGTFTSQITWPASQLKN comes from the coding sequence TTGACCCTTCTAGTAAGCATATTATTTCTATTCTTGCTCTACCGCTATCTGAAAGTAAAAAGGGCCTTACAGGATCTAAGCCAGGACATGGCCTACCGCCGAAAAGAACAATCCAACCGCCTGCTTACAAGTTCTCTAAATGATAAAGCGGTCCATCAAGTGGTTAGGGAAGCCAACCAGCTTTTCGATGACTTGCAAACTTTGCGGATTAAAAACCTCCAAGAAAAGAATAGTCTCGATCAAGCTATCCATAATATTGCCCATGATATTCGCACTCCCCTCACTGTCGCCAGTGGCTACTGCCAGCAGCTCTTAGATTCAGAAAGCAGTTTAGAACCAACCGAAAAAGAAAAGTTATTGAAAATAAACCAACATCTCAGCCAAGTCGCCTATCGTTTAGAAGAATTACTCAGCTATCAAAAACTCATTGAAGGCCAGGTACAAGTCCAGCTCAAACCGGTAGACCTCAGTCAAGTCGTAAAGGAAAACTTACTCCATTACTACGACCGACTGAATGCTGATTTTCAGATTCACTTAGCCATAGAGGAAGCTTGTTATATTGACAATAACCCGGACCTTTTGAACCGGATCCTGGATAATTTACTGGGTAATGTGATTAAGCATGGTCACTCCACCTTAAGTATCCAGGTCAAAAAAGACCAGGATAAGGTCCGCTTGACCATGTCCAATCAAAGTCAGCAAGCCGTTCAACATCTAGACCAATTAACTAAGCGTTTCTACGCAGAAAACCTTGCCAACGACCAACTTTCCTCAGGTTTGGGCCTCTTTATCATCCAAGAGTTAGTCGATCTCACTAAGGGACAACTTACCATGACCTACCAAAAAGGGACCTTCACCAGCCAAATCACTTGGCCAGCCAGTCAACTTAAAAATTAA
- a CDS encoding response regulator transcription factor, protein MTQILIVEDNDDINTMLKDLLSKDYQIQQAFSGTEAIRLFDQEDIDLVLLDILLPGMKGDQILGYIRQKSQIPVIMLTALGDKDLVSEYLLKGANDYITKPFNNKEVLARITVQLRQSHSQIKDQSDQVIHFQAIYFDPQQFLIYTDQEAIRLTKIEAKIFHKLLSHPKQIFTKERLYESIWQAQYIAEDNTLNTHLSNLRKKLGQLDPSQDYIETIWGIGVRLARGDQD, encoded by the coding sequence ATGACACAAATCCTGATTGTGGAAGATAATGATGACATTAACACAATGCTTAAAGACCTCCTGTCTAAGGATTACCAAATCCAACAAGCTTTTTCCGGAACTGAGGCCATCCGACTCTTTGACCAAGAGGACATTGACCTCGTCCTCCTAGACATTCTCCTGCCTGGTATGAAAGGCGACCAAATCCTAGGCTATATTCGCCAAAAGAGCCAAATCCCCGTCATCATGCTGACTGCCCTGGGAGATAAGGACCTGGTCAGTGAATATCTCTTAAAAGGAGCCAATGACTACATCACTAAGCCCTTTAATAATAAAGAAGTCTTAGCCCGGATTACGGTGCAATTGCGGCAAAGCCATTCACAAATAAAAGACCAGTCTGACCAAGTCATTCACTTTCAAGCCATCTACTTTGATCCCCAGCAGTTTCTGATCTATACCGACCAAGAAGCTATCCGCCTAACTAAAATCGAAGCCAAGATCTTTCACAAATTGCTCAGTCATCCCAAGCAAATTTTTACCAAGGAACGACTCTATGAATCTATCTGGCAGGCTCAATATATCGCCGAGGACAACACCTTAAACACCCACCTTTCCAACCTCCGTAAGAAACTCGGTCAATTAGATCCCAGCCAGGACTATATTGAAACCATTTGGGGGATCGGCGTCAGACTAGCAAGGGGGGACCAGGATTGA
- a CDS encoding DUF2316 family protein — translation MSLTLVQREETKKALKTAFTKTGLSKQELAETLETSESYLDQVFQLQGQRLEDAWILKNYLNGHLRDQGQEPVTFQALGGDYHKYWFLDPKLIERGLLD, via the coding sequence ATGTCTTTAACCCTAGTTCAAAGAGAAGAAACCAAAAAAGCACTTAAAACGGCCTTTACAAAGACTGGATTAAGCAAGCAGGAGCTGGCTGAGACTCTGGAAACCAGTGAAAGTTACCTGGACCAGGTCTTTCAATTACAAGGCCAACGTTTAGAAGATGCCTGGATCTTAAAAAATTATCTCAATGGCCACTTAAGAGACCAGGGCCAAGAGCCAGTGACCTTCCAAGCCCTGGGTGGTGATTACCATAAGTATTGGTTCTTAGATCCTAAGCTGATTGAGCGTGGTCTATTAGATTAA
- a CDS encoding glutathione S-transferase family protein, producing the protein MGLLVDGKWYDKWYDTESTGGHFVRKDSQFRNWITKDGSPGPTGEGGFKAEAGRYHLYVSYACPWASRALIMRALKGLEDMISISVVHPHMGENGWTFEEADGVIKDPLFDADYLYQIYTHVDPNYSGRVTVPVLYDKKTDTIVNNESSEIMRMFNQAFDDIGAKAGDYYPENLRDEIDQWNDEIYPKVNNGVYKAGFATKQSVYEEEVDQLFKELDRLEDHLSQQDYLVGDQITEADWRLFTTLVRFDSVYYGHFKCNIRNLTDYPALWLYTRKLYQWPGVKETVNFSHIKEHYYTSHPTINPNGIVPVGPDLDWSLPNE; encoded by the coding sequence ATGGGATTATTAGTTGACGGTAAATGGTATGACAAGTGGTACGATACCGAAAGTACTGGGGGCCACTTTGTCCGCAAAGACTCCCAATTCAGAAACTGGATTACTAAAGACGGCTCACCCGGGCCCACTGGGGAGGGTGGCTTTAAGGCTGAAGCTGGCCGCTACCACCTCTATGTGTCCTATGCCTGCCCCTGGGCCAGTCGTGCCCTTATTATGCGGGCACTCAAGGGGCTAGAAGATATGATTTCAATCTCGGTTGTCCATCCCCATATGGGCGAAAACGGCTGGACTTTTGAAGAAGCAGATGGTGTGATCAAGGATCCCCTCTTTGACGCTGACTATCTCTATCAAATCTATACCCATGTTGACCCTAATTATAGCGGTCGGGTCACGGTTCCCGTTCTCTACGACAAGAAGACCGATACCATTGTTAATAACGAGTCTTCCGAAATTATGCGGATGTTTAACCAAGCCTTTGACGATATTGGCGCAAAAGCAGGTGACTACTATCCGGAAAACTTGCGCGATGAAATCGACCAATGGAATGATGAAATTTATCCTAAGGTTAATAATGGGGTCTACAAGGCCGGCTTTGCAACTAAGCAATCCGTTTACGAGGAAGAAGTCGACCAATTGTTTAAGGAATTGGACCGCCTAGAGGACCACTTAAGTCAACAGGATTACCTAGTTGGTGACCAAATCACAGAGGCCGATTGGCGGCTCTTTACTACATTGGTTCGTTTTGATTCCGTTTATTACGGCCACTTCAAGTGTAATATCAGAAACTTAACTGACTACCCAGCCCTCTGGCTCTACACCCGCAAGCTCTATCAATGGCCGGGAGTTAAAGAAACGGTAAACTTTTCTCACATTAAGGAACACTATTACACCAGTCATCCTACCATTAATCCTAATGGTATCGTACCGGTTGGACCTGATTTAGACTGGTCACTTCCTAATGAATAA
- a CDS encoding coenzyme F420-0:L-glutamate ligase, with the protein MSRVVGTVSRGLRAPIVKKGDDLAQIVVDTVTHAAKEAPFTIHDKDIVAITESIYARAQGNYASLDAVAKDIHQKFQSESIGVVFPINSRNRFYNILQAVARATKKVVIQLSYPADEVGNELISDEALVKSGVNPWTDTLSEAEFRSHFEEIKHKFTGVDYVALYRECVEKEGAECEIIFSNQAQAILDYTDAVLVSDIHTRFKTAQTVKEAGTKTVYRLDEILTQSVDGSGYNEEYGLLGTNLSGGNELKLFPRDSKSFVYDVQKRLLEATGKKIEVMVYGDGAFKDPVGHIWELADPVVSPGYTSGLEGTPNEVKLKYLADNEFSDLSGQALEDAITDYISQHDDVDRDGKNVSLGTTPRQITDLVGSLSDLTSGSGDKGTPIVYIQGYFDNLSNED; encoded by the coding sequence ATGTCAAGAGTTGTTGGGACAGTATCACGTGGCCTACGTGCACCCATTGTAAAAAAAGGTGACGACTTAGCTCAAATTGTTGTAGATACAGTCACTCATGCAGCCAAAGAGGCGCCCTTTACCATTCATGACAAGGATATTGTGGCCATTACCGAATCAATCTATGCCAGAGCCCAAGGAAATTATGCCAGCTTAGATGCTGTCGCTAAGGATATCCACCAAAAATTCCAATCAGAAAGTATTGGTGTGGTATTTCCAATTAATAGTCGGAATCGTTTCTATAATATTCTCCAAGCCGTTGCCCGGGCAACTAAGAAAGTTGTAATCCAACTCTCCTACCCAGCTGATGAAGTGGGCAATGAATTAATCAGTGATGAAGCCCTGGTGAAGTCGGGCGTTAACCCTTGGACCGATACCCTAAGTGAAGCAGAATTCCGTTCGCACTTTGAAGAAATCAAACATAAATTTACTGGGGTAGACTATGTGGCCCTTTACCGCGAATGCGTGGAAAAAGAAGGCGCTGAATGTGAAATTATCTTTTCTAACCAGGCCCAAGCCATTCTTGACTATACCGATGCTGTCTTAGTATCGGATATTCATACCCGTTTCAAAACCGCACAAACCGTTAAAGAAGCTGGGACTAAGACTGTTTACCGTTTAGATGAAATCTTAACCCAGTCAGTCGATGGTTCCGGTTATAATGAAGAATACGGTTTACTAGGAACCAACCTCTCTGGGGGCAATGAATTAAAACTCTTCCCGCGTGATTCCAAATCCTTTGTCTATGATGTGCAAAAGCGCTTATTAGAAGCTACCGGAAAGAAAATTGAAGTCATGGTCTATGGAGACGGTGCTTTCAAAGATCCAGTGGGTCATATCTGGGAACTGGCTGATCCAGTCGTTTCCCCTGGTTATACCAGTGGTCTTGAAGGCACTCCTAATGAAGTGAAATTAAAATACTTGGCTGATAACGAGTTCAGTGATCTGAGCGGACAAGCCTTAGAGGACGCCATCACTGACTATATTAGCCAACATGACGATGTGGATAGAGATGGTAAAAATGTCAGCCTAGGAACAACACCACGGCAAATTACTGACTTAGTAGGTTCCTTATCTGACTTAACCAGTGGTAGTGGGGATAAAGGAACTCCAATTGTTTACATCCAAGGTTACTTTGATAATTTATCCAATGAAGATTAA
- a CDS encoding helix-turn-helix domain-containing protein: MRKYINKLNDGFKQNSFALSMDIQSDSSPTKPLLHKEARFLIIISGQGKIKINNTDYIMKAGHIIALLPFEVSEIVEITERVTYYLLVYNFDRIKFLMKDYLNIDKESFDLFNYLENNPCKKISPKGRYQVKQILTDLREEVGLISTHTNQLFHAHQDLSTIRSLLKLAEFIILYQRENQQISNYTPSYKEIFAYLFYNASKSLHLDEVANIFFLDSQSLEAGIQAYVGISFKEVLQRIRVFKWLHLQENTELNQEEISLLLNYPYSQEIQEESKKIHYLSPKECESYWQLIEAITPIALKELQPKILEFTYSHFTDALTIEHLSQRFSLSPQDINSQLIAYTERNFQNLVTHLRIKSVCQRLQAGDKGLKEIAKETGFIHENKLKRSFYTIMQMTPEAYWEKYKQEKSSS; this comes from the coding sequence ATGAGAAAATATATTAATAAACTCAATGATGGCTTTAAACAAAATTCATTTGCTTTATCAATGGATATCCAATCAGATTCCAGCCCCACAAAACCCTTATTGCATAAAGAAGCTCGGTTTTTAATTATTATTTCAGGTCAAGGGAAAATAAAAATTAATAATACTGACTATATTATGAAAGCTGGGCATATTATTGCTTTACTACCTTTTGAGGTTTCTGAAATTGTAGAGATAACCGAAAGAGTAACCTATTATTTACTCGTTTATAACTTTGATCGCATAAAATTTCTAATGAAAGACTATTTAAATATTGACAAGGAGTCATTTGATTTATTCAATTATCTAGAAAATAATCCTTGTAAAAAAATAAGTCCTAAGGGGCGTTATCAAGTCAAACAAATTCTCACTGATTTACGTGAAGAGGTTGGACTGATTTCCACTCACACCAACCAACTTTTTCATGCCCACCAAGACTTATCTACTATTCGTAGTTTACTTAAATTAGCAGAGTTTATTATCCTCTATCAAAGAGAAAACCAACAAATAAGTAATTACACCCCTTCTTATAAAGAAATATTTGCTTATTTATTCTACAATGCTTCAAAATCGCTTCATTTAGATGAAGTCGCTAACATCTTTTTCTTGGATAGCCAGTCCTTAGAAGCAGGAATACAAGCTTATGTAGGGATCAGCTTCAAAGAAGTTTTACAAAGAATCCGTGTCTTTAAATGGCTTCATTTACAAGAAAATACTGAGTTAAATCAAGAAGAAATTTCTCTGCTATTAAACTATCCCTACAGTCAAGAAATACAGGAAGAAAGCAAAAAAATTCATTACTTAAGCCCTAAAGAATGTGAATCCTACTGGCAATTAATTGAAGCCATTACTCCTATAGCCCTTAAAGAATTGCAACCTAAAATATTAGAATTTACCTACTCTCACTTTACTGATGCTCTTACAATTGAACACCTGAGTCAAAGATTTTCCCTTAGCCCCCAAGATATCAATAGCCAACTTATCGCCTATACTGAAAGAAATTTTCAAAACTTAGTGACCCATCTACGAATAAAAAGCGTCTGTCAACGCTTACAAGCTGGGGATAAAGGCCTTAAAGAAATCGCCAAAGAAACGGGCTTTATTCATGAAAATAAACTTAAACGTAGCTTCTATACTATTATGCAAATGACCCCAGAAGCCTACTGGGAAAAATATAAGCAAGAAAAAAGTTCAAGCTGA
- a CDS encoding LarC family nickel insertion protein: protein MSHLFVNCEYGISGDLTLAALVDLGADPQYIESELKKLPIDDFSMSFSKKDEKGITANKLNLNFAELDEDHDHHGHHHHSAQGIFQLIEESDLADRVKERSLAIFKEVARAEGKIHGKPADQIHFHEVGAMDSIIDIIGVCLALEDLDVDYLTFSKVPTGHGKIEIAHGLYPVPAPATMEILVGVPLSAFTAEGELTTPTGAAFAKVLADDYADVVEGTVEKIGYGVGDREFDHPNVLRIALLKKN from the coding sequence ATGAGTCATTTATTCGTGAATTGTGAATATGGGATTTCTGGTGACTTAACCCTAGCTGCCTTAGTTGACTTAGGGGCAGACCCGCAATATATCGAAAGCGAGTTAAAAAAATTACCCATTGATGATTTTTCCATGTCTTTTAGCAAAAAAGATGAAAAGGGGATTACTGCTAATAAACTTAACTTAAACTTTGCAGAGCTTGATGAAGACCATGATCACCACGGTCACCACCATCATTCGGCTCAAGGGATTTTTCAATTAATTGAGGAAAGTGATCTGGCTGATCGAGTTAAGGAGCGGAGTTTAGCCATATTTAAAGAGGTCGCTCGCGCAGAAGGAAAAATCCATGGCAAGCCAGCTGACCAGATTCATTTTCATGAAGTAGGCGCCATGGACTCGATTATTGATATTATTGGGGTGTGTTTAGCCCTAGAAGACTTGGATGTTGACTACTTAACCTTTTCAAAAGTGCCTACCGGTCATGGCAAGATTGAAATTGCTCATGGACTTTATCCGGTGCCAGCACCAGCAACTATGGAAATCTTGGTGGGTGTGCCTTTATCGGCTTTTACTGCAGAGGGAGAATTAACTACACCAACCGGGGCAGCTTTCGCCAAGGTTTTAGCCGATGATTATGCGGATGTGGTTGAAGGGACTGTAGAGAAAATTGGCTATGGAGTGGGGGATCGTGAATTTGACCATCCCAACGTCTTACGGATTGCTTTATTAAAAAAAAACTAG
- the larC gene encoding nickel insertion protein, whose translation MIECQVDDMTGEALGYLLRLLESQQEVLDVFYSPVKMKKDRPGVLITILTPSKDKESVAKILLKESSSFGVRYYDSERLILAREFTQVALLGGWLQLKIGYLDGKIIKVTPEYDDLVNLARDNHLALSQVYQKALVVIEEKFGSQIE comes from the coding sequence GTGATTGAGTGCCAAGTCGATGATATGACGGGAGAAGCATTGGGCTATTTGTTGCGCTTGCTGGAGAGTCAGCAAGAAGTTCTTGATGTTTTCTATAGTCCCGTAAAGATGAAAAAAGACCGTCCAGGCGTTCTCATTACGATCTTAACCCCAAGCAAAGATAAGGAAAGCGTTGCTAAAATTTTATTAAAAGAAAGTTCTTCTTTTGGGGTGCGTTACTATGACAGTGAACGCTTGATTTTAGCGAGAGAGTTTACCCAAGTGGCCTTATTGGGCGGTTGGCTACAGCTTAAAATCGGATATCTGGATGGAAAGATTATTAAAGTCACTCCAGAATACGACGACTTGGTGAACTTGGCTAGAGATAATCACTTAGCCCTTAGTCAGGTCTATCAAAAGGCCTTGGTGGTTATTGAAGAAAAGTTCGGTTCGCAAATAGAATAA
- the larE gene encoding ATP-dependent sacrificial sulfur transferase LarE — MEQKKLQQLESLLKEMGQVCVAFSGGVDSTLLLYLARKLLGKENTLAIIIQSDLVSEADDQEALALAQAMDVESQLIPVKELEDPRIQKNDENIWYYSKLLFYQAVQKAAKAQNKDYVLVDGMIVDDLKDYRPGLKARKEFDIKSPLILCDFTKDDVRQLAKKEGISNWNRSSGCSVISRFPTGTPLNQDNVQQILASEAYMRQKGFDPVRVRYYNELAKLELSPDQFDQFFREKDEILAQFKVYGFKHLALDVEGYVYGKLNR, encoded by the coding sequence ATGGAGCAAAAGAAATTGCAGCAATTGGAAAGTCTCTTAAAAGAAATGGGCCAAGTCTGCGTTGCTTTCTCTGGGGGAGTGGATTCAACTCTTCTCTTATATCTTGCTAGAAAATTACTAGGTAAGGAGAACACCTTGGCCATCATTATTCAGTCTGATTTAGTGAGTGAGGCGGATGACCAGGAAGCGCTAGCTCTTGCTCAGGCTATGGATGTGGAAAGTCAGCTTATTCCTGTCAAGGAGTTAGAAGATCCCCGTATTCAAAAAAATGACGAAAATATTTGGTATTACAGCAAATTGTTGTTTTACCAAGCCGTTCAGAAGGCCGCCAAGGCTCAAAATAAAGACTATGTATTAGTGGACGGGATGATTGTAGATGATTTAAAAGATTATCGTCCCGGCTTAAAGGCCCGTAAAGAGTTTGATATCAAAAGCCCCTTAATCCTGTGTGATTTTACTAAAGATGATGTCCGTCAACTGGCTAAAAAAGAAGGTATTTCGAATTGGAACCGGTCAAGTGGCTGTAGTGTAATTTCACGCTTTCCTACCGGAACACCACTTAACCAGGACAATGTCCAGCAAATTCTAGCTAGTGAAGCTTATATGCGCCAAAAGGGTTTTGATCCCGTTCGGGTTCGCTACTACAATGAATTGGCTAAGCTAGAGCTCTCTCCTGACCAGTTCGACCAATTCTTCCGAGAAAAGGATGAGATTTTAGCCCAATTTAAGGTTTATGGCTTTAAACACCTGGCCCTAGATGTTGAAGGCTATGTTTATGGAAAACTCAATCGTTAA